In the genome of Bradyrhizobium sp. CIAT3101, one region contains:
- a CDS encoding division plane positioning ATPase MipZ, whose translation MLVQASQSQSGSAHVVVLGNEKGGSGKSTTALHIAVALLKAGQRVATIDLDCRQQSFTRYINNRSAWARRTKLDLELPMHRCIKLGETMQVAENENSEFLQFMEAVSAVESSFDFIVIDTPGTDSYLMRLAHSMADTLVTPINDSFLDFDVLGTVDPANYAVTGESHYAEMVRDVRRKRRQLDGSTTDWIVVRNRLSMLGSRNKQLVAEGLKDLSLRLGFRYVDGFAERVVYREFFPRGLTALDEIDEATLGMRPNLGHLTAREEVTSLLRQLKLPLDERGRRRAANRAEWFSQVDKPLEVHDILGA comes from the coding sequence ATGCTTGTGCAGGCTAGCCAAAGCCAATCCGGCTCGGCGCATGTCGTCGTGCTCGGGAATGAAAAGGGCGGCTCCGGCAAATCGACCACCGCCCTGCACATCGCAGTTGCGCTCCTGAAGGCCGGCCAGCGTGTCGCCACCATCGATCTCGACTGCCGCCAGCAAAGCTTCACCCGCTACATCAACAACCGCTCCGCCTGGGCGCGCCGCACCAAGCTCGACCTCGAGTTGCCGATGCATCGCTGCATCAAGCTCGGCGAGACGATGCAGGTCGCCGAGAACGAGAACTCCGAGTTCCTTCAATTCATGGAGGCAGTCTCGGCGGTCGAGAGCAGCTTCGACTTCATCGTCATCGATACGCCCGGCACCGACAGCTATCTGATGCGGCTTGCCCATTCGATGGCCGACACGCTGGTCACGCCGATCAACGACAGCTTCCTCGATTTCGACGTGCTCGGCACCGTCGACCCCGCCAATTACGCGGTCACGGGGGAAAGCCATTACGCTGAGATGGTGCGCGACGTCAGGCGCAAGCGCCGCCAGCTCGACGGTTCGACCACCGACTGGATCGTGGTGCGCAACCGCCTGTCGATGCTCGGCTCCCGCAACAAGCAGCTCGTCGCCGAGGGGCTGAAGGATCTGTCACTGCGGCTCGGCTTCCGCTACGTCGACGGCTTCGCCGAGCGCGTGGTCTATCGCGAGTTTTTTCCGCGCGGCCTGACGGCGCTCGACGAGATCGACGAGGCCACGCTCGGGATGCGGCCCAATCTCGGACATCTCACCGCGCGGGAAGAGGTGACGAGCCTGCTCCGCCAGCTCAAGCTGCCGCTCGACGAGCGCGGCCGTCGCCGTGCGGCAAATCGCGCCGAGTGGTTCAGCCAGGTCGACAAGCCGCTCGAGGTCCACGACATCCTCGGCGCCTGA
- a CDS encoding alpha/beta fold hydrolase, protein MKRGIAVLVSVGALCGVAYFTASKWAIKHETITFYDASRDNRPVPVDIAIRRDKEMQADAGLITMPVAVINHGNTVKNTEYGFLANIFAARGYLVVSPQHDLPTDPPMVTKPGEIYVGRLPQILRGVANIHLAMQEMKKVQPNADYSRVTMVGHSMGGDITMYFAKQYPDEVKKVVTLDNLRVPFVTAGKFKILSFRSQDPQFKTDAGVIPTDEECEKAGIQVVKTEFQHNDMRDTGPDAAKNSIQGMLDKFLSDTDSAIAPVDTSTSPPKVLEPGPVALMSPAKS, encoded by the coding sequence ATGAAGCGTGGAATTGCCGTTCTGGTTTCTGTCGGAGCCCTCTGCGGCGTCGCCTATTTCACGGCGAGCAAGTGGGCCATCAAGCACGAGACCATCACCTTCTACGACGCGTCCCGCGACAACCGTCCCGTGCCTGTCGACATCGCAATCCGCCGCGACAAGGAAATGCAGGCCGATGCCGGCTTGATCACCATGCCGGTCGCAGTGATCAATCACGGCAACACCGTCAAGAACACCGAGTACGGCTTCCTCGCCAACATCTTCGCCGCGCGCGGCTATCTCGTCGTCAGCCCGCAGCATGATTTGCCGACCGATCCGCCGATGGTGACCAAGCCCGGCGAAATCTATGTCGGCCGCCTGCCGCAGATCCTGCGCGGTGTCGCCAATATCCATCTGGCGATGCAGGAGATGAAGAAGGTCCAGCCCAACGCTGACTATTCGCGGGTGACGATGGTCGGCCATTCGATGGGCGGCGACATCACGATGTACTTCGCCAAGCAGTATCCGGACGAGGTCAAGAAGGTCGTGACGCTGGACAATCTCCGCGTGCCCTTCGTCACCGCCGGCAAGTTCAAGATCCTGTCGTTCCGTTCGCAGGATCCGCAGTTCAAGACTGACGCGGGCGTGATCCCGACCGATGAGGAGTGCGAGAAGGCAGGCATTCAGGTCGTGAAGACCGAATTCCAGCACAACGACATGCGCGACACCGGTCCGGATGCGGCCAAGAACTCGATCCAGGGCATGCTCGATAAATTCCTGAGCGACACCGACAGCGCGATCGCACCGGTCGATACCTCGACGTCGCCGCCGAAGGTGCTCGAGCCGGGTCCCGTGGCCCTGATGTCGCCAGCCAAGAGCTGA
- a CDS encoding VWA domain-containing protein, with translation MSGDPVKPRGSDAVSARAEDDGALPQAKTSTADDVAAFVAKARALSPHAPGAKGRLIFALDATMSRQPTWDMACALQADMFREAASLGSLDIRLVYYRGFNECRATGWISDSSKLATLMSKIDCRGGDTQIGRVLTDARREAVASGVRAVVFVGDAMEEKVDALCAKAGELGMLKVPVFLFQEGHDAIAEQAFREIARLTGGAWCRFDPGAAAQLRELLRAAAAYAAGGRDALLKLAKTASGAAQLIGQMK, from the coding sequence ATGTCCGGCGACCCCGTTAAACCGCGCGGTAGCGATGCCGTCTCGGCGCGAGCCGAAGACGACGGCGCGTTGCCGCAGGCGAAGACCTCGACCGCGGACGACGTCGCCGCCTTCGTCGCCAAGGCGCGTGCGTTGTCGCCGCATGCACCCGGCGCAAAGGGCCGCCTGATCTTCGCGCTGGATGCGACAATGAGCCGGCAGCCGACCTGGGACATGGCCTGTGCGCTTCAGGCGGATATGTTTCGCGAGGCCGCATCGCTCGGCAGCCTCGACATCCGGCTCGTCTACTATCGCGGCTTCAACGAATGCCGTGCCACCGGGTGGATTTCGGACAGCAGCAAGCTCGCGACGCTGATGAGCAAGATCGATTGCCGTGGCGGCGACACCCAGATCGGCAGGGTGCTGACCGACGCCCGGCGCGAGGCGGTTGCATCGGGTGTGCGGGCCGTGGTCTTCGTCGGCGACGCCATGGAGGAGAAGGTCGACGCACTTTGCGCCAAGGCCGGCGAGCTCGGCATGCTGAAGGTGCCGGTGTTCCTGTTTCAGGAAGGCCATGATGCGATCGCCGAACAGGCGTTTCGCGAGATCGCGCGCCTGACCGGCGGCGCCTGGTGCCGGTTCGATCCGGGCGCGGCGGCGCAGCTGCGCGAGCTGTTGCGGGCCGCTGCGGCCTATGCCGCCGGCGGTCGCGACGCATTGTTGAAGCTGGCGAAGACGGCGAGCGGCGCGGCGCAGCTGATCGGACAGATGAAGTAG
- the tehA gene encoding dicarboxylate transporter/tellurite-resistance protein TehA, whose product MSSGFKPPIVPAGFFGIVLGLAGLGNAWRAAHQVWHLPAIVGEIIFAFASIVWAVLIALFALRWIFARAESLSEAHHPVQCCFIGLAGVSTMLIAIAAEPYSHLAAIVLFSLGAAFTLGFALWRTGLLWRGNRDHTATTPVLYLPTVAGGFVTAGVSAALGYPDWGQLAFGVALFSWFAIESVLLHRLYTVETLPTALRRTLGIQLAPPVVGAVAYLAINGGVPDMFAHIMVGYGLMMALLLLRLLPWIMEQPFSVSYWSFTFGATALAIAPIRMVGHGDTGAIAMLAPYLFAAANIVVGLIALGTLRLIVQGRLLPPVAAPPAAQAARA is encoded by the coding sequence ATGAGCAGCGGATTCAAGCCACCGATCGTGCCGGCCGGGTTCTTCGGCATCGTCCTTGGCCTTGCGGGTCTCGGCAACGCCTGGCGTGCCGCGCACCAGGTCTGGCACTTGCCGGCGATCGTCGGCGAAATCATCTTCGCCTTCGCCTCGATCGTCTGGGCGGTGCTGATCGCGCTGTTCGCGCTGCGCTGGATTTTCGCGCGCGCGGAGTCGCTCAGCGAAGCCCATCACCCGGTCCAGTGCTGCTTCATCGGCCTCGCCGGCGTCTCCACCATGCTGATCGCGATTGCCGCGGAGCCCTATTCGCACCTCGCCGCCATCGTCCTGTTCAGCCTCGGCGCCGCATTCACGCTCGGTTTCGCACTGTGGCGGACGGGACTGTTGTGGCGCGGCAATCGCGACCACACGGCGACGACGCCGGTCCTCTATTTGCCGACCGTTGCGGGCGGCTTCGTCACGGCTGGCGTTTCGGCGGCCCTCGGCTACCCCGATTGGGGACAGCTCGCGTTCGGCGTGGCGCTGTTCTCCTGGTTCGCGATCGAATCCGTGCTGTTGCACCGGCTCTATACCGTCGAGACCCTTCCCACCGCGCTGCGTCGGACGCTCGGCATTCAACTCGCACCGCCCGTGGTCGGCGCGGTCGCCTATCTCGCGATCAATGGCGGTGTCCCCGACATGTTCGCGCATATTATGGTCGGTTACGGGCTGATGATGGCGCTGCTGCTGCTTCGGCTGCTGCCCTGGATCATGGAGCAGCCGTTCTCGGTGTCCTATTGGAGCTTCACCTTCGGTGCGACCGCACTTGCGATCGCGCCGATCCGCATGGTCGGGCACGGCGATACCGGCGCGATCGCAATGCTCGCGCCCTATCTGTTCGCGGCCGCCAATATCGTGGTTGGACTGATCGCGCTTGGCACGCTGCGCCTGATCGTGCAGGGTCGATTGCTGCCGCCTGTCGCCGCACCGCCCGCGGCGCAGGCCGCACGGGCCTGA
- a CDS encoding DnaJ domain-containing protein — MTLIAGLVAIITLYLLLQMFRAANPAVLARAIKVGGGVVALAVAAFTGLRGELAVAIPLGIFGAGLLGWTPLANAGFGNIGGMFGGGAARSPNQSSRVRSQFLDMRLDHESGQLSGQIVAGPHAGRGLDEFDLASLLAMVPAFDAESVALLESYLDRRFPAWRQNAQGNAAGGQRRTASSGKMTAEEAYQILGLQPGAGRDDISRAHKSLMKKLHPDQGGSTYLAARVNEAKDTLLRTHNG, encoded by the coding sequence ATGACCCTGATTGCCGGCCTTGTCGCTATCATCACGCTTTATCTGTTGCTCCAGATGTTCCGCGCCGCCAATCCAGCCGTGCTGGCGCGCGCCATCAAGGTCGGGGGCGGCGTGGTCGCGCTCGCGGTGGCGGCCTTCACGGGCTTAAGGGGTGAATTGGCGGTGGCGATCCCGCTCGGGATATTTGGCGCCGGACTGCTCGGTTGGACGCCGTTGGCAAACGCCGGCTTCGGCAATATCGGGGGCATGTTCGGCGGCGGCGCTGCGCGCTCGCCCAACCAGAGCTCGCGCGTACGCTCGCAATTCCTGGACATGCGGCTCGATCACGAGTCCGGCCAGCTCTCAGGCCAGATCGTCGCCGGACCTCATGCCGGGCGTGGCCTCGACGAGTTCGATCTTGCAAGCCTGCTGGCGATGGTCCCGGCGTTCGACGCCGAGAGCGTGGCCTTACTTGAAAGCTATCTGGACCGCCGGTTTCCCGCTTGGCGTCAGAACGCGCAGGGCAACGCGGCAGGGGGGCAGCGCCGCACGGCGTCGAGCGGCAAAATGACGGCGGAGGAAGCCTATCAGATCCTTGGCTTGCAGCCGGGAGCGGGGCGCGACGACATCAGCCGGGCGCACAAATCCCTCATGAAGAAACTGCATCCCGACCAGGGGGGCTCGACGTACCTCGCTGCCCGTGTAAACGAGGCCAAGGATACTCTGCTTCGTACGCATAACGGCTAA
- a CDS encoding serine hydrolase: MLRNNWSSSRLARVGVFGLLTVTTAVIFTTDAADARRHRRHYAHHRVQREASESSSPKFASIIVDGNSGTVLQSNSPDGLRHPASLTKIMTLYLLFERLESGKMKLDTEMPVSQHAADQDPTKLNLRAGQTIRVEDAIKGLVTRSANDAAVVIAEAIGGDEDDFAAMMTRKARALGMSKTVYRNANGLPNDEQVTTARDQATLGRAIQERFPRYYRFFSTTSFTWRGEQIRNHNHLLGSVEGVDGIKTGYTRASGFNLVTSMRRGNRHLIGVVLGGRSGGSRDAIMRNLLAENLEKGATTHTVVAVTERNSADTSTDVADASDTPARPATPVQVAAAPAPEAPAPRPASRLSALAAATAAMPPVQPKPEARPIESKIEPAPLTNGVISSQPLALIPGSSEPMKPVRVKTVQVKAGAVKVASAAPAQVAPQVTNTISSRSDVAETSGAVVARADIINKPEPARAEVARTEMPQQPAGFGTGNGILGVLPATTAAAPAPAPVAKLASADPSPQPIQMSAATKPVATHSGWIVQVGALESESEAQQRIEAARSSARGLLSKADPFTEPVVARDNRKLYRARFAGLERDQAEAVCKALKRADISCMTVRN; encoded by the coding sequence ATGCTTCGTAACAACTGGTCTTCCTCGCGCTTGGCGCGGGTTGGCGTTTTCGGGCTTCTTACGGTCACCACAGCCGTCATCTTCACGACCGACGCTGCCGATGCGCGGCGCCATCGGCGCCACTATGCGCACCACCGGGTGCAGCGTGAAGCGTCCGAGAGCTCCAGCCCGAAATTCGCGTCGATCATCGTCGACGGCAATTCGGGCACGGTGCTTCAGTCGAACAGCCCCGACGGACTGCGCCATCCCGCCTCGCTCACCAAGATCATGACGCTTTATCTGCTGTTCGAACGTCTCGAGTCCGGCAAGATGAAGCTCGATACCGAGATGCCGGTATCGCAGCACGCCGCCGACCAGGATCCGACCAAGCTCAACCTGCGTGCCGGCCAGACCATCCGCGTCGAGGACGCGATCAAGGGTCTCGTCACCCGCTCCGCCAATGATGCTGCCGTTGTGATCGCCGAAGCGATCGGCGGCGACGAGGACGATTTCGCCGCGATGATGACGCGCAAGGCCCGCGCGCTCGGCATGTCCAAGACGGTCTACCGCAATGCCAACGGCCTTCCCAACGACGAGCAGGTGACCACTGCGCGCGACCAGGCCACGCTCGGCCGCGCCATCCAGGAGCGCTTCCCGCGCTACTATCGCTTTTTCTCGACCACCTCGTTCACCTGGCGCGGCGAGCAGATCCGCAACCACAATCATTTGCTCGGCAGCGTCGAGGGTGTGGACGGCATCAAGACCGGCTACACCCGCGCCTCCGGCTTCAACCTCGTGACCTCGATGCGCCGCGGCAACCGCCACCTGATCGGCGTGGTGCTCGGCGGCCGCAGCGGCGGCTCGCGCGACGCCATCATGCGCAATCTGCTGGCGGAGAACCTCGAGAAGGGCGCGACCACCCACACGGTCGTGGCGGTGACCGAGCGCAACAGCGCCGACACCAGCACCGACGTTGCCGACGCTTCGGATACCCCGGCCCGTCCGGCTACGCCGGTTCAGGTCGCGGCGGCCCCTGCTCCCGAGGCACCCGCACCGCGTCCCGCCTCGCGCCTGTCGGCCCTGGCAGCTGCAACCGCCGCAATGCCGCCGGTCCAGCCCAAGCCCGAAGCCAGGCCCATCGAGTCCAAGATCGAGCCCGCGCCGCTCACCAATGGCGTGATCTCGAGCCAGCCGCTCGCCCTCATTCCAGGCTCGTCCGAGCCAATGAAGCCGGTCCGGGTCAAGACGGTTCAGGTCAAGGCCGGCGCGGTCAAGGTCGCCTCCGCCGCCCCCGCCCAGGTCGCGCCCCAGGTCACCAACACGATTTCGTCCCGCTCCGACGTCGCCGAGACCTCCGGCGCCGTCGTCGCCAGGGCCGACATCATCAACAAGCCGGAGCCCGCCCGGGCCGAGGTTGCCCGGACCGAGATGCCGCAGCAGCCGGCGGGCTTCGGCACCGGCAACGGCATCCTCGGCGTGCTGCCGGCGACCACTGCCGCTGCCCCGGCGCCCGCCCCGGTCGCCAAGCTCGCTTCCGCCGATCCGTCACCGCAGCCGATCCAGATGAGCGCCGCCACCAAGCCGGTCGCTACCCATAGCGGCTGGATCGTCCAGGTCGGCGCGCTCGAGAGCGAGAGCGAGGCCCAGCAGCGCATTGAAGCCGCGCGCAGCTCGGCCCGCGGCCTGCTCAGCAAAGCCGATCCGTTCACCGAGCCTGTTGTCGCCAGGGACAATCGCAAGCTCTACCGCGCCCGCTTCGCCGGGCTCGAGCGCGACCAGGCCGAAGCGGTGTGCAAGGCGCTCAAGCGCGCCGACATCTCCTGCATGACCGTCCGCAACTGA
- a CDS encoding phasin family protein, which translates to MFKVEDFQNYGKEHFETCVASATSVQHGLQAIASAYGDYTKKSFEDTKSFVEKLSGVKSLDKAMEAQTDFARSAYETFVAESQKIAGLYSDLAKQAFKPVETVVSKFTPAAQ; encoded by the coding sequence ATGTTCAAGGTTGAAGACTTTCAGAACTACGGGAAAGAGCATTTCGAGACGTGCGTTGCTTCCGCGACCTCGGTGCAGCACGGCCTCCAGGCGATCGCCAGCGCTTATGGCGACTACACCAAGAAATCTTTTGAAGACACCAAGTCCTTCGTCGAGAAGCTTTCCGGCGTGAAGTCGCTGGACAAGGCGATGGAAGCCCAGACCGATTTCGCCCGTTCCGCCTACGAGACCTTCGTCGCGGAATCGCAGAAGATCGCCGGCCTCTACAGCGACCTCGCCAAACAGGCGTTCAAGCCGGTCGAAACGGTCGTGTCGAAGTTCACCCCGGCCGCCCAGTAA
- a CDS encoding pilus assembly protein, with the protein MFRLPADSRFGRLLARFVSAEQGNIAVIFAITLLPILCMVGAAVDYSRASRARSSMQAALDSTALMLSKDLTAGTITTSDISTKALSYFSGLYTDTEAKGVNITPTYTAATTSAAATLLLTGTGYITSDFMQIAGFPTLGFNTTSTSTWGNAKMRVALVLDNTGSMAQDGKITALRNAVAGSGGLIDQLSALSKNSGDVYISVIPFAKDVNVGSSNYTQSWIDWTSWEAEAPDLVSSKPSNWANIGPGSNCPWSMSNNGFTCVNGPGSTSAVSTIPNSGSNKGLICPGTNGSGSYKYHYLINGCYNSVASGSTYTHTWQPNSHSTWSGCITDRTQPYDAQSTAPNSSTVATLFPAEQYYENSTSFCSSSASTQLEPIIPLSYNWSTLKTAVNAMQPTGGTNQVVGLAWGWLSLLQSAPLNAPAESGTNGTTYNRVIILLSDGLNTENRWPAYGDGSSQTTTYGNSTFPGSIDARQQVLCDNLHNARDSGGAPMYTIYTIQVNTSSPADPTSAILKYCASSPDKFYMLTSSSQIVTTFNTIGTALSKLRLAR; encoded by the coding sequence ATGTTTCGCCTACCCGCCGACTCCCGCTTCGGCCGATTGCTTGCCCGCTTTGTGTCCGCCGAGCAAGGCAACATCGCCGTCATTTTCGCCATCACCCTGCTCCCGATCCTCTGCATGGTCGGCGCCGCCGTCGACTACTCTCGCGCATCGCGCGCACGCTCGTCGATGCAGGCCGCCCTCGACTCCACCGCGCTGATGCTGTCGAAGGATTTGACGGCGGGAACGATCACGACTTCGGACATTAGCACGAAGGCGCTGAGCTACTTCTCGGGTCTCTATACCGATACCGAGGCCAAAGGCGTCAACATCACCCCCACCTACACGGCCGCGACCACGAGTGCGGCAGCCACCCTGCTGCTGACTGGCACCGGCTATATCACCTCCGATTTCATGCAGATTGCCGGCTTTCCGACGCTCGGCTTCAATACCACCTCGACCTCCACCTGGGGCAACGCGAAAATGCGCGTTGCACTTGTGCTCGACAACACGGGATCGATGGCACAGGACGGCAAGATCACGGCACTGAGAAACGCCGTGGCCGGATCCGGCGGCCTCATCGACCAGCTCAGCGCCCTCAGCAAGAACAGCGGCGATGTCTATATCTCGGTCATCCCGTTTGCCAAGGACGTGAATGTTGGATCCAGCAATTACACGCAGAGCTGGATCGATTGGACGAGCTGGGAAGCGGAGGCACCGGACCTCGTGTCGTCTAAGCCCTCGAATTGGGCGAACATCGGACCGGGCTCCAACTGCCCGTGGTCGATGTCAAATAACGGCTTCACTTGCGTGAATGGTCCGGGCAGCACATCGGCGGTCAGTACCATCCCGAATTCGGGCTCGAACAAAGGGCTGATCTGCCCCGGTACCAATGGCAGTGGCTCGTACAAGTACCACTATTTGATCAATGGCTGCTATAACAGCGTGGCGTCGGGCTCGACGTATACGCACACGTGGCAGCCGAATTCCCACTCGACGTGGAGCGGATGCATTACGGATCGGACCCAGCCGTACGACGCGCAGTCCACGGCGCCGAACTCAAGCACTGTCGCCACCTTGTTCCCGGCAGAGCAATATTACGAGAACAGCACTTCCTTTTGCAGCAGCAGCGCTTCGACCCAGCTCGAGCCGATCATCCCGCTGAGCTATAATTGGAGCACACTCAAGACCGCGGTCAACGCAATGCAGCCAACCGGCGGCACCAACCAGGTGGTGGGTCTGGCCTGGGGGTGGCTGTCGCTCTTGCAGAGCGCTCCGTTGAACGCGCCGGCGGAAAGCGGCACCAACGGCACCACCTACAACAGGGTCATCATCCTGCTATCCGACGGCCTGAACACCGAGAATCGCTGGCCGGCCTACGGCGACGGCAGCAGCCAGACCACCACCTACGGCAACAGCACCTTCCCCGGTTCGATCGACGCCAGGCAGCAAGTTCTGTGCGACAACCTGCACAACGCCAGGGACTCCGGCGGCGCACCGATGTACACGATCTACACGATCCAGGTGAACACGAGCTCGCCCGCCGATCCCACGTCGGCGATCCTGAAATACTGCGCGAGCAGTCCGGACAAGTTCTACATGCTCACCAGCTCGAGCCAGATCGTGACCACGTTCAACACGATCGGGACTGCTCTCAGCAAGCTGCGGCTGGCGAGATAA
- the clpS gene encoding ATP-dependent Clp protease adapter ClpS produces MSNDENRSGGPTGPNTSVITKVKPKTKRPNLYRVLILNDDYTPMEFVVHVLEKFFQKDVEAATKIMLHVHHHGIGECGVFTYEIAETKVTQVMDFARKHQHPLQCVMEKK; encoded by the coding sequence ATGAGCAATGATGAGAACCGTTCCGGTGGCCCGACGGGTCCGAACACGTCCGTCATCACCAAGGTCAAGCCAAAGACCAAGCGGCCCAACCTCTATCGCGTGCTGATCCTCAACGACGACTACACGCCGATGGAATTCGTCGTCCACGTGCTGGAGAAGTTCTTCCAGAAGGACGTCGAGGCCGCGACCAAGATCATGCTGCACGTCCATCATCACGGGATCGGCGAGTGCGGCGTGTTCACCTACGAGATTGCCGAGACCAAGGTGACGCAGGTGATGGATTTCGCCCGCAAGCACCAGCACCCGCTGCAATGCGTGATGGAAAAGAAGTAA